In one window of Eggerthella guodeyinii DNA:
- a CDS encoding response regulator transcription factor: MAAAFPHTAPKPVHPLRFLACTAALMGSFIGYWLLNYSAFPLFDHVYLWTREASAVVGGLTLTVLAFASYWHPRLFTSRRFLVAAVSTMVAGSLVMAVGIFGSLPAVLVCGAALVTVGTGLSNIIVGIGCIGLDMRRLGISVTLAYVLAYALRSVFALLPWGVNLALFCVIPLVAVLVIAPYARPLLNQVYAEGSPAQAAVTAPSSFLPFGHQLFVTLLLFRFIYGYTLTFGEVERVPLLALGALAPLVLVLGYVMLSRKDFSPDAFFQLSILCSVAGFLVLSIATVNGTLISTLLSCGTGFFEILMYFVLIALGAKNTVSALPMLAWGNAMASWGTLLGANFGRFTNEMAADATTTSIISACIVFGIVAYVVLVQKSFSFSHTIQGIKPLTPLVSSSAGDGPLSPVADRCAAIGTAAGLTDREQEIFEYLARGRNVRFIQDELTVSYNTVKTHVSHIYAKLDVHSHQELIDLVERQA; the protein is encoded by the coding sequence ATGGCTGCCGCGTTCCCTCATACCGCGCCCAAGCCGGTGCACCCGCTGCGCTTCCTCGCGTGCACCGCCGCGCTCATGGGCTCGTTCATCGGCTACTGGCTGCTGAACTACAGCGCCTTCCCCCTGTTCGATCACGTGTACCTGTGGACGCGCGAAGCCAGCGCCGTCGTGGGCGGCCTCACGCTCACCGTGCTCGCGTTCGCGTCGTACTGGCATCCGCGCCTGTTCACCAGCCGAAGGTTCCTCGTGGCGGCGGTGTCGACCATGGTTGCGGGATCGCTCGTGATGGCGGTGGGGATCTTCGGGTCGCTGCCAGCCGTGCTCGTGTGCGGCGCGGCGCTGGTCACCGTGGGGACGGGGCTGTCGAACATCATCGTGGGCATCGGGTGCATCGGGCTGGACATGCGCCGGCTCGGCATCAGCGTCACGCTGGCGTACGTGCTGGCCTACGCGCTGCGCAGCGTGTTCGCGCTGCTGCCCTGGGGCGTGAACCTGGCGCTGTTTTGCGTCATCCCGCTCGTCGCCGTGCTCGTCATCGCGCCGTACGCGCGCCCCCTGCTCAACCAGGTGTATGCGGAAGGCTCGCCCGCGCAGGCCGCGGTCACGGCGCCGTCGTCGTTCCTGCCGTTCGGCCACCAGCTGTTCGTCACGCTGCTGCTGTTCCGCTTCATCTACGGCTACACGCTCACGTTCGGCGAGGTGGAGCGCGTGCCGCTGCTGGCGCTCGGCGCGTTGGCGCCGCTCGTGCTGGTGCTGGGATACGTGATGCTCAGCCGCAAGGATTTCTCGCCCGACGCGTTCTTCCAGCTGTCCATCCTGTGCTCGGTGGCCGGGTTCCTCGTGCTGTCCATCGCCACAGTGAACGGCACGCTGATCAGCACGCTCTTGTCGTGCGGCACGGGGTTCTTCGAGATTCTCATGTACTTCGTGCTCATCGCGCTGGGGGCGAAGAACACGGTGAGCGCGCTGCCGATGCTGGCCTGGGGCAATGCCATGGCGTCATGGGGCACGCTGCTGGGCGCCAACTTCGGACGGTTCACGAACGAGATGGCGGCCGACGCCACCACGACGTCCATCATCTCGGCCTGCATCGTGTTCGGCATCGTGGCGTACGTGGTGCTCGTGCAGAAATCGTTCAGCTTCTCGCACACCATCCAGGGCATCAAGCCGCTCACGCCGCTCGTGTCGTCAAGCGCGGGCGACGGCCCGCTGTCCCCCGTCGCCGACCGGTGCGCGGCCATCGGCACGGCCGCCGGGCTCACCGATCGCGAGCAGGAGATTTTCGAGTACCTGGCGCGCGGACGCAACGTCCGCTTCATCCAGGACGAGCTGACCGTGTCGTACAACACGGTGAAAACCCACGTCAGCCACATCTACGCGAAGCTCGACGTGCACTCGCACCAGGAGCTGATCGACCTGGTGGAGCGTCAGGCTTAG
- a CDS encoding Nramp family divalent metal transporter: MSSSIVQKFKNIGPGALVAAGFIGPGTVTTCTVSGASYGYTMLWALLFATVATIIFQEMASRVGIVSGKGLGENIRDRIPNKTLMWIAIVIVIIAIFVGNIAYETGNITGGILGIQAVTPDIPMIPIVVVLGLLAFAAMWIGSYKVVEVILTGIVVFMGVVFLVTAFASSPDWGAIAHGLFVPALPEEGSKGILTAVGLIGTTIVPYNLFLHASGASERFKDPEQVSDARFDTILSIGLGGIISMAILVCAAANIYGTENVVTNGKDMALALQPLLGSWATWLIGLGLLAAGFSSAITASFSAAYAVNGVLGWKKTVKDLRFKIIWIIVLVAGCVMAVVLGKSPTELILVAQAANAILLPIMAFFVLYCANGKDLGKWKNHAFANCAGVVIIVITLFMCWRNMSSFISSLQALVGA; encoded by the coding sequence ATGAGCAGTTCTATCGTTCAGAAGTTCAAGAACATCGGACCGGGCGCGCTGGTCGCTGCGGGCTTCATCGGCCCCGGCACCGTCACCACCTGTACGGTTTCGGGTGCGAGCTACGGCTATACCATGCTGTGGGCGCTGCTGTTCGCCACGGTGGCCACCATCATCTTCCAGGAGATGGCGTCGCGCGTGGGTATCGTTTCGGGCAAGGGTCTGGGTGAAAACATCCGCGATCGTATTCCTAACAAGACGCTTATGTGGATTGCAATCGTGATTGTTATCATCGCCATCTTCGTGGGCAACATCGCGTATGAGACGGGCAACATCACGGGCGGCATCCTGGGCATCCAGGCCGTCACGCCCGACATCCCGATGATCCCCATCGTCGTGGTGCTGGGGCTGCTGGCGTTCGCCGCCATGTGGATTGGCTCGTACAAGGTGGTTGAGGTCATCCTCACCGGCATCGTCGTGTTCATGGGCGTGGTGTTCCTCGTCACGGCGTTCGCGTCGAGCCCCGACTGGGGCGCCATCGCGCACGGCCTGTTCGTGCCGGCGCTGCCCGAAGAGGGATCGAAGGGCATCCTGACCGCGGTGGGCCTCATCGGCACCACCATCGTGCCGTACAACCTGTTCCTGCATGCCTCCGGTGCGTCCGAGCGCTTCAAGGACCCCGAGCAGGTGTCCGACGCCCGCTTCGACACCATCCTGAGCATCGGCCTGGGCGGCATCATCTCCATGGCCATCCTCGTGTGCGCCGCCGCGAACATCTACGGCACCGAGAACGTGGTGACGAACGGCAAGGACATGGCGCTGGCGCTGCAGCCGCTGCTGGGCTCGTGGGCCACGTGGCTGATCGGCCTGGGCCTGCTGGCTGCCGGCTTCTCGAGCGCCATCACGGCGTCGTTCTCGGCCGCGTACGCGGTGAACGGCGTGCTGGGCTGGAAGAAGACGGTCAAGGACCTGCGCTTCAAGATCATCTGGATCATCGTGCTGGTGGCCGGCTGCGTGATGGCCGTCGTGCTGGGCAAGAGCCCGACCGAGCTCATCCTGGTGGCGCAGGCGGCGAACGCCATCCTGCTGCCCATCATGGCGTTCTTCGTGCTGTACTGCGCGAACGGCAAGGACCTGGGCAAGTGGAAGAACCACGCGTTCGCGAACTGCGCGGGCGTGGTGATCATCGTGATCACGCTGTTCATGTGCTGGCGCAACATGTCCAGCTTCATCTCGTCGCTGCAGGCGCTGGTAGGCGCGTAG
- a CDS encoding response regulator transcription factor — MSCLKDLVAGMRARDVVFMSGYALYLTFGYMSFESPTVLTSLGESGALVQSLFLVAVIAARMVVYAAMIALARRAGRGFPPAVILVCAGVAATGFIVTRMAFQFAGFVPLDELVPWLVAGGLCFGAGDALINLLWARFSGTFDLRRVYLFVLMSSGLSLVVYLVVTLLPSALMLPVGAVLFFASVVFCRQCLAAREPIAEEYSAPVFKGALSALWRPVLGTAILSFMSGLMLQLSLSEAIPLGTFQSTSLITQAIVIVALLLPALLVKSQPSLGSVYRMALPLSAAGFLLLPLIWNGVGGLANACAQLGTLVAGIILWCMVAHTVHDTKLPAALLFSCSLICTNAAQMAGTLVGMLNAHTLGQGDITLTAVALVAIYLLAMVSMFLFKDKNLRGVDVVPEGGAPTAEQQGDALEARCAHVAETYGFTPRESEILVHLGQGRTARAISEKLVVSENTVKYHIKSIYQKLDVHSRDEVIDLIERSECVVPHDSAE; from the coding sequence ATGAGCTGTTTGAAGGATTTGGTTGCGGGCATGCGGGCGCGCGATGTCGTGTTCATGAGCGGGTATGCGCTGTATCTGACGTTCGGCTACATGTCGTTCGAGTCGCCGACGGTGCTCACCTCGCTGGGCGAGTCGGGCGCCCTCGTGCAGTCGCTGTTCCTCGTGGCGGTGATCGCGGCGCGCATGGTGGTGTACGCGGCGATGATCGCGTTGGCGCGGCGCGCGGGCCGCGGGTTTCCGCCCGCGGTGATTCTCGTGTGCGCGGGCGTTGCGGCCACGGGCTTCATCGTCACGCGCATGGCGTTCCAGTTCGCGGGGTTCGTGCCGTTGGACGAGCTCGTGCCGTGGCTCGTGGCGGGCGGCCTGTGCTTCGGCGCGGGCGACGCGCTGATCAACCTGCTGTGGGCGCGCTTCTCGGGCACGTTCGACCTGCGGCGCGTGTACCTGTTCGTGCTGATGAGCAGCGGGCTCAGCCTGGTGGTGTACCTCGTGGTGACGCTGCTGCCCTCGGCGCTCATGCTGCCGGTGGGCGCGGTGCTGTTCTTTGCGTCCGTGGTGTTCTGCCGCCAGTGCCTCGCCGCGCGCGAGCCCATCGCCGAGGAGTACTCGGCGCCGGTGTTCAAGGGCGCGCTGTCCGCGCTGTGGCGCCCCGTGCTGGGCACCGCCATCCTCTCGTTCATGAGCGGCCTCATGCTGCAGCTGTCGCTGTCGGAGGCCATTCCGCTGGGGACGTTCCAGTCCACGTCCCTCATCACGCAGGCTATCGTCATCGTGGCGCTGCTGCTGCCGGCGCTGCTGGTGAAAAGCCAGCCCAGCTTGGGATCGGTGTACCGCATGGCGCTGCCGCTGTCGGCGGCGGGCTTTCTGCTGCTGCCGCTCATCTGGAACGGCGTGGGCGGTCTGGCGAACGCGTGCGCCCAGCTGGGAACGCTGGTGGCGGGCATCATCCTGTGGTGCATGGTGGCGCATACCGTGCACGACACGAAGCTGCCGGCGGCGCTGCTGTTCTCGTGCTCGCTCATCTGCACGAACGCGGCGCAGATGGCGGGAACGCTGGTGGGCATGCTGAACGCGCACACGCTGGGGCAGGGCGACATCACGCTGACGGCGGTGGCGCTCGTGGCCATCTACCTGCTGGCGATGGTGTCGATGTTCCTGTTCAAGGACAAGAACCTGCGCGGCGTCGACGTCGTGCCCGAGGGCGGCGCGCCCACGGCCGAGCAGCAGGGCGATGCGCTCGAGGCGCGGTGCGCGCACGTGGCCGAGACCTACGGCTTCACGCCGCGCGAGTCGGAGATCCTCGTGCACTTGGGGCAGGGGCGCACGGCGCGCGCGATCTCCGAGAAGCTGGTCGTGTCGGAGAACACGGTGAAGTACCACATCAAGTCCATTTACCAGAAGCTCGACGTGCATTCGCGCGACGAGGTGATCGACCTCATCGAGCGGTCGGAATGCGTCGTGCCGCACGACTCGGCCGAGTAG
- a CDS encoding carboxymuconolactone decarboxylase family protein, whose amino-acid sequence MTTINEQAQAYRKRLFPGFDSPLASTDPEFVERLDRFAFGEVPASDDLDDRTRMMAILASLVGAQAIDLFKAMAKGAFNVGLTPVEIKEIVYQATPYVGMGRMLPFLYAVNELLEHRLVSLPLEGQATTTEDTRLEAGAQKQVDLFGPHMADFYQSGPEETRHINRWLAENCFGDYYTRTGLDDAQREMITLCFLAAQGGCEPQLVSHAQANMRVGNDRAFLIKVVSQCVPYIGYPRSLNALRCIDEAAEALEADAE is encoded by the coding sequence ATGACTACGATCAACGAGCAAGCGCAGGCCTATCGCAAGCGTCTCTTCCCCGGGTTCGATTCGCCGCTCGCGAGCACCGATCCCGAGTTCGTCGAGCGCCTCGATCGCTTCGCCTTCGGCGAAGTGCCCGCCAGCGACGACCTGGACGACCGCACGCGCATGATGGCCATTCTAGCATCGCTCGTCGGCGCGCAGGCAATCGACCTGTTCAAGGCCATGGCGAAAGGCGCGTTCAACGTGGGCCTCACGCCGGTTGAGATCAAGGAGATCGTCTACCAGGCCACGCCGTACGTGGGGATGGGGCGCATGCTGCCGTTCCTGTACGCGGTGAACGAGCTGCTGGAGCATCGCCTCGTGTCGCTGCCGCTCGAGGGGCAGGCCACCACGACCGAGGACACGCGCCTCGAAGCCGGCGCGCAGAAGCAGGTGGACCTCTTCGGGCCGCATATGGCCGACTTCTACCAGTCGGGTCCCGAGGAAACGCGCCACATCAACCGCTGGCTGGCCGAGAACTGCTTCGGCGACTACTACACGCGCACGGGCCTCGACGACGCGCAGCGCGAGATGATCACGCTGTGCTTCCTGGCCGCTCAGGGCGGGTGCGAGCCGCAGCTGGTCAGCCACGCGCAGGCGAACATGCGCGTGGGCAACGACCGCGCGTTCCTCATCAAGGTGGTGTCCCAGTGCGTGCCCTACATCGGCTACCCGCGCAGCCTCAACGCGCTGCGCTGCATCGACGAGGCCGCCGAGGCGCTCGAGGCCGACGCCGAATAG
- a CDS encoding FAD-dependent oxidoreductase, translating to MTEANKGLSRRAFLGLGAAAAALAGAGLAGCSPAAAPSKEDAAAAAVNDWLGAEPEIPEDKIVETVDTEILVCGAGTSGLFAACSAAEEGAKVVCLEKAAIGGGVRDNLGSLNSRLQKEAGCEIDENEICNDLMRYANGYCNPRLYHIWAQNSGEAIDWYQDRLEEAGFELFFEAANDAKPSTYKHWATGHIPSWPADAEFAGLKDVTNGKIVLGDYAKKVGVDFRFTTPLVKLVHENGKVTGAIAKGSDGYIKINASKGTVVCTGGYARNEDMLKALQPQTLNKYSLSIAIDGTTGDGIKSCLWAGARMDEVHTAMVFDRVAVKPDEFGGAQTTGSLFWMGSNPWLKVNLNGERFANESGPYDYILNAALTQPNHTVVDIWDSDYETYLEQFDIHGCARVYPFENGAPTNMTLETVKGINEGLLADGYIVKADTIEELAKGLGLPVENLKKTVDRQNENYDNQVDPDFGKEAFRLSPVRKAPFYGVRTSGYMLCTLDGITINENFQAVNESGEVIEGLYVTGVDSGSYYAHTYPNMSTGNCCGRSVTFARMIGKALAAK from the coding sequence ATGACGGAAGCGAACAAGGGATTGAGCCGTCGCGCATTTCTGGGTTTGGGAGCCGCGGCCGCCGCGCTGGCAGGGGCCGGCTTGGCGGGGTGCTCGCCTGCCGCTGCGCCCTCGAAGGAGGATGCGGCCGCCGCTGCAGTGAACGATTGGCTGGGCGCTGAGCCCGAGATTCCCGAGGACAAGATCGTCGAGACCGTCGACACCGAGATCCTCGTGTGCGGCGCCGGCACGTCCGGCCTGTTCGCCGCTTGCTCGGCCGCTGAGGAGGGCGCGAAGGTCGTCTGCCTCGAGAAGGCCGCTATCGGCGGCGGCGTCCGCGACAACCTGGGCTCGCTCAACAGCCGCCTGCAGAAGGAGGCCGGCTGCGAAATCGACGAGAACGAGATCTGCAACGACCTCATGCGCTACGCGAACGGCTACTGCAACCCGCGCCTCTACCACATCTGGGCGCAGAACTCCGGCGAGGCCATCGACTGGTACCAGGATCGCCTGGAGGAGGCCGGCTTCGAGCTGTTCTTCGAGGCGGCGAACGATGCCAAGCCGTCCACGTACAAGCACTGGGCCACGGGCCACATCCCCAGCTGGCCGGCCGATGCCGAGTTCGCGGGCCTCAAAGACGTCACGAACGGCAAGATCGTGCTGGGCGACTACGCCAAGAAGGTGGGCGTGGACTTCCGCTTCACCACGCCGCTGGTGAAGCTCGTGCACGAGAACGGAAAGGTGACCGGCGCCATCGCGAAGGGCTCCGACGGCTACATCAAGATCAACGCCAGCAAGGGCACCGTCGTGTGCACGGGCGGCTATGCGCGCAACGAGGACATGCTCAAGGCGCTGCAGCCGCAGACGCTGAACAAGTACTCGCTGTCCATCGCCATCGACGGCACCACGGGCGACGGCATCAAGTCGTGCCTGTGGGCGGGTGCGCGCATGGACGAGGTGCACACGGCCATGGTGTTCGACCGCGTTGCCGTGAAGCCCGACGAGTTCGGCGGCGCGCAGACCACGGGGTCGCTGTTCTGGATGGGTTCGAACCCGTGGCTTAAGGTGAACCTCAACGGCGAGCGCTTCGCCAACGAGTCCGGCCCGTACGACTACATCCTGAACGCGGCGCTCACGCAGCCGAACCACACCGTGGTGGACATCTGGGATTCGGATTACGAGACCTATCTCGAGCAGTTCGACATCCACGGCTGCGCGCGCGTGTACCCGTTCGAGAACGGCGCGCCCACGAACATGACGCTCGAGACGGTGAAGGGCATCAACGAGGGGCTGCTGGCCGACGGCTACATCGTGAAGGCCGACACCATCGAGGAGCTGGCCAAGGGCTTGGGGCTCCCGGTCGAGAACCTCAAGAAGACGGTCGATCGCCAGAACGAGAACTACGACAACCAGGTTGATCCTGACTTCGGCAAAGAGGCCTTCCGCCTGTCGCCCGTGCGCAAGGCGCCGTTCTACGGCGTGCGCACCTCGGGCTACATGCTGTGCACGCTTGACGGCATCACCATCAACGAGAACTTCCAGGCCGTGAACGAGTCGGGCGAGGTCATCGAGGGCCTGTACGTGACCGGCGTCGACTCGGGTTCCTACTACGCGCACACGTACCCGAACATGTCCACCGGCAACTGCTGCGGCCGCTCGGTGACGTTCGCCCGCATGATCGGCAAAGCGCTCGCCGCCAAGTAA
- a CDS encoding protein-ADP-ribose hydrolase, translating to MDEAAMHEALGRLVSFLAEERVELAGLAVPDDPAERWALARSLMNMRLPRPVPVAVLEEQDAVLRALIARAGVTDASALAPVGDGGVDGRLALWRGDITTLAVDAIVNAANSKLLGCFIPGHHCIDNAIHTFAGMQLRLACDELMRAQGHDEPVGRAQVTPAFNLPSRFVVHTVGPQVPTGEPTAAQEEQLASCYRASLDAAAAAGGASLAFCCISTGEFRFPRERAARIAVGEVRAWLARDERIERVVFNVFGDEDERVYREVLG from the coding sequence GTGGACGAGGCGGCGATGCACGAGGCGTTGGGGCGGCTGGTGTCGTTCCTGGCCGAGGAGCGGGTGGAGCTTGCCGGGCTGGCGGTGCCGGACGACCCTGCCGAGCGCTGGGCGCTCGCGCGCTCGCTCATGAACATGCGGCTTCCGCGTCCGGTGCCTGTCGCGGTGTTGGAAGAGCAGGACGCCGTGCTGCGCGCGCTGATCGCGCGGGCGGGCGTGACGGACGCGAGCGCGCTGGCGCCGGTGGGCGACGGCGGTGTCGACGGGCGGCTGGCGCTGTGGCGCGGCGACATCACCACGCTCGCGGTGGACGCCATCGTGAACGCCGCGAACAGCAAGCTGCTGGGCTGTTTCATTCCCGGGCACCACTGCATCGACAACGCCATCCACACGTTCGCCGGGATGCAGCTGCGCCTGGCGTGCGACGAGCTCATGCGCGCGCAGGGGCACGACGAGCCGGTGGGGCGCGCGCAGGTGACGCCCGCGTTCAACCTGCCGTCGCGCTTCGTGGTGCACACGGTGGGGCCGCAGGTTCCCACCGGAGAGCCGACCGCCGCGCAGGAGGAGCAGCTGGCGTCGTGCTACCGCGCGAGCCTCGACGCCGCGGCCGCTGCGGGCGGCGCGTCCCTTGCGTTCTGCTGCATCTCGACGGGTGAGTTTCGCTTCCCGCGCGAGCGCGCCGCCCGCATTGCGGTGGGGGAGGTGCGGGCGTGGCTCGCGCGCGACGAGCGCATCGAGCGCGTGGTGTTCAACGTGTTCGGAGACGAGGACGAGCGCGTGTACCGCGAGGTGCTGGGTTAG